From the genome of Falco cherrug isolate bFalChe1 chromosome 15, bFalChe1.pri, whole genome shotgun sequence:
AATAACTGTGCTGTGTGCAGCAACATTTATAAATACACTCAGTTTGTGGAAATTTTAGTTTCTCTCTGCAACTTGTAACAACCTCTCAGTTCATTTACTTGCAAGTGGaaagctactaagaaaaaaaaaaaaaggatgactGCAAAGTAGgtcttatttttagatttttagtCTGTGTTCATTAGTCAAGTCAGAGCTGCCCAGTGACTTAAGCCAACACAATTTTTTTATGTGATTAACTCTTATAATTCATCCATTAGTCACTGTAGGTCAAGACACAACTCATTTCCTTCAGTGTTACCTTACCATGAGGCTCTTCATCTATCCCATCATCTTCCCACTGCTCTTCGTTTGCTAGGAGAGGATTCTGAGCTTCACACAAAGCtctcatggggaaaaaatgcccaTCGCCCTGGCTGCACggaaaaaggcagagaaagacacttcaaaaagcagcaagtgACTGTGAAGGCCAACAAGTTCTACAGAGTTTATCTGCAAAGTTTTCTGTTGCCTGTACTTCccatgtttatttaaaattatttaagttttgaaaagtagcttttcaaaaaaaagcagctcagaaagcaaGTTTTACTAGCAAGTCATTTTGGTCCTCAATTCCTTCTTCCTCTATAACGAATGAAAGTTCAAACCTCTAGCCTGGAATTAAGCCATTTTTAGCAGAACTTAAATGTGCCTAACTTGATCGAGCCATttagacacagaaaaaaaaccagaaaaaaattaactcatgGACAACTAGAAGTGAGAGGGGAACTAACGAAAACATTTATGTAGAAGGAGCAATTTCTACCATTGTTATACTACCACAGGTAtaaattttaacatttacaCCATAGATTCTTCAGGGCAGAAGTTACACTTCTCCGAATGATATCCAGTAGAAAATGGCCCCAAATCTTAGATGTTActaaaagccaaataaaagaCTCGCTTTCCTGTGACCTAAACCTGtacacaaaatggaaaaagaaaagaaaaacagatacaATAAATACACTGCAAAAGTTGCAAAAGCTTTGCTTTACTGCTCCCCAAATAGAAATGTGTATCTGGATTTCAAACAAGGGTTTGAGAGTATGTTCAAATTCATGTAAACGAATGAAGTTAAAATCTAGATGTGCTAGCTTGGTCTGGGCCATGCCATATTTCCCAAcatccagcagcacagacagaggAACCATAAACTAGCTgaagtgcctttttttctctgaggaTTTATCTTTATGCAAGGGAAACAAGCAGAGCGTCCTCCCTGCAACGACAACGCACAGGGGTAACGCGCCTCTGACCAGCGCCCCAGTGCTGCCTTGCTGTAACGGCCTTTCTGTGCCAGTCTCTTCCCTTTCACTGCACTGGGGAGTGGAAAAAGCTTTCTGCGCTCGTCTGTTCCCTCTAACTATACTTAAGATTGAAAAACAGATGGCAGTGGGGATCCAGCTGGGCCTCAGACTTGTACATTGCTGCTTGCAAGCGTTGTGCACTGTGCTGccaagaagttattttaaattgtaCCCAGTTACTAAAGGAATTAAATTCCAGCGTACCTTACTATTGGTCTAAGTGCCAAAACAACACCTTCCCCTACATTAAGAAACCTAAAGTCTGTTTCAGGCAGAGGAGTCCgacagatgaagaaaagagCATCTCTGAAGTTCACACCCATCCACGTACGTGCCCCAGGAGTGCAGGCTGAGTTCATACACCCTGTGCAGCCCATGCACCCCCCACAAACCTTTCCCTTCCAGACTTCTGGTGAGCAGCATTAACGCAGAAGATGTCTGCTGTGCATTTACAACGATGCACAGTAATACCCAGCCAAGCCACACAATAATAGGTGTAACACATAAGGCTACAGGAGACATTTAGAAGTCAGTCTCTCCAGTTAATTGTGTAAGCTTTCAGCACTGACTTGATTATTACTTACCTAGAGGCGATAGGTAGTAAccagagctttttttcttctccaaacaCTTGCTGAAGATTCTTTACAAAGCCAAGATTGAATCCATTTTTATCTGGGCCATTTTGAAACACTGGAGCTGAGAAAGCCTCTACACACAGATgcaatttcagtgaaaaaaattaaaatcaatgcCAAACACTCTGAAACAGGATTATGCATGTTGTAGCCATCTAAAGATAACATGATTTCACAGATTATGAGCTAGCATTACAAAGATATAAAGTTTGAAAAGaatagcttttttattttgcaagccTGTAAAGACTTAAACCGAAGGTAGGAATTTGGTTTTGCAACTGAACCATACAAAACAGTCAAACTGAAGTACAAACTGTTTAATCTAGAGAGTAGCATCAAAAGACCTTTGTATGAGACTTGTTGAAATTCAACAGGTAGAAATTTCTAAGtaaaaaatctgcagaattaAGTAGGTTGGTCTTCAATGCGTATTTCAGAAGTGGCATTGGAGATTTCAATTGCCTCATCCAATTAATGATATAATAAACAGGAATTAGAAGCAAACATATGCAAATACACCCTCTGTTATGGTGagacataaaatgaaaaagagaggggaggagaaCCTAGAGTGCACTAGAAACAATTTTATCTACCTTCTAAGCTGCTACAGAGATCTGATGTTCAGGATAGATCAGCTTCAGCACCCCAGGGAATAGGTTTTAAAGTTAATAACTGtataaaatctgaatatttgCTCAAACTCATGACAGTATGTCTTCTGTTAGAAAACTTTAttcaaaaagctttaaaaactgaacaacATGTatctgaggaaaaacaaaaaaatcacttgacAAGATCAGGCagtttcagattttcatttcactggTTTCACAGTCGTAACTTCTTTGCCTTGTCAATGAAGATGGGCACTGTTTTCCCAAGCTTACTAAGCTGGTTTAGGATGCACTCCAGCATATGAGCATAAAGAACCATTATTCCTGAAAAGCTGCACTCATTTCACAGCAAATGTAGCTATACATATGcataacatttttataattGGACTTTTACACTTCAAGGCTCTTGTTTCCCTAACAAAGCTTTTGTCACACCAGCTAATAAACGTAGCTTATTTGAAGTGACAAATATCTGCAGCACTGTGCCAAAATCTTAAATCTTCCTCCCCTCATGAGGCAGTGGGAAAGCACAGATGTAGAACACAAAtgcctgatttatttatttattttcttgctatGGCACTTTTAGTGTGTGGCACTCACTTAAAGACTACATATAAGGGCCTTACCTAAAGTAGAACGGTTTCTGCTAACGAGCCAACAATGGTAGCCAAACAGAAACATAAGGCTTACGAAGAACATGACCGccacaaagagaaggaaaaggacgTGAAATTTGGAACGTCCGTTAGTCAGCTCACCCTGGAAGGAAAAGCACCACAGAACAAGTGACAGGAGCAAATAAAAGCTGGAAATTCTTTGTTCCTAGAGAGAAGAAAGATATCCTCTAAAAATCCTATCTGGAGTTCTCAAACTGGTATACACAAGAGTCACAGCTCACTATAAAGTGCAAGAAGAGACAAAGAAATGATCGGGTACATTTCCCCTCCAGGAACCCCAGCAGAAAGAGGGGGGTCTCACTACTAGCTTTCTGTGCGTAACAGAGCCAGTACAGTCCCAGCTTCCCACAAGAAACATGCCCACGGGGAAATAAGCAGACGCGCTCTTGAAGCCGTGTTTACGTTCTGCCGAGTTTCCTGTGCATACATTAAACCCTGCACCTCCTGCAGTATAAGTCACGCCCAGAAAACCCAGCCTGCATAGCTACAGCAACCAGGTAGCGTTAGAACTGAGCCAGGTGGTTTGGGAAAGTCTAAAAGCCAAGCGGGACCTtacaagcagaagcagcccttGCTCCTTGCTACAGTAGAAGAGTCAAGTGCCAGAGGTCCTCGTACGCGTACATCtacagagaggctgtgggggcCTCAGAGTAAAATACCACATCTCGGCCTTTGCTCATCCCATATAAGCAGCCACAGAGCTCAAGTCTCTGCACCTTTCTTAGCACAAGCGACAATTCCCACGCATGCCCCACGAGCATCTCGGGAGGCATTTTAGTGATTAGCCATTAAACCGACAGATCTTTAATAAATTAATGCACAGCAAAGTTAAGTTACTTAAACACAGTCAGAGTCAAGCAGCAGAGGGGACATAAACAAATTAGTGACAAAAGGCCAGCCTCTTACTGGGACTGTCAGTTGGCATTGCTTGCATATGAGTGGTAACCGATAACGGAGTAAGAAGCATCCTTTATTTCAGTCTGCTTTTAAATTGAGAAAGGAGTCATATGTGGActaaaagatactttttttcatgttcagtAAATACGTACAGACAGTGCCAGGATGTTATACTTTGATACCGGAGATTCTGAGATACATACATGCAAAcacaagaacaggaaaaggatATAACTTCTTTGCCAGAAGCTAACTCTGCAATTTGAAATTCCTGAAGTAGGTTTGCTTCTCTCTTTGTGCATTTCAGACATATAATCGGAGTTATACTCAAAACAGGGCACAGGAAAATACCttacagaagaaatgcagaCCCTCCACtgaccaaaagcaaaaaagtaacAAGAGTGACTAAACCCCACGAGACTCACAGGATATGCAGAAGTAACCAGATTTCACAACTTACTGTCCAATACTTAATGAAATACTTGAAGACTGTTGCAGCAATATACAAGCAATACAACAAAGAATAGGCTAAGAACAGTAGAAAGAATTTGTAGTTAGAAAATCCAATGCAGTTATTCACCCTagagaacaaaagcaaagttgAAATCAGGATGTGTAAAGCACACGGTTGCAACACAATGAGTACTACAatctttggttttattcagCCCCTTGATTACACAAGACAGTTTCATCAATCAAGAGCTCCCCGTAGTGGCCCCAGTGCAATATAACTAcagcctctgcttttctctggcaGACTCCTTGCTATGCCGGGTAAAAGGACAGTTCATAGTCTGGGAATCTGTTTTGAAGTTGGTACCACTGGTAAATTTGTCACGGAGACAGGCTCTAACGACTCATGGCTGTTTCTTGTTTGCAAAGGTAATCAGATCTGGGATTTCTGTGTTACTTAATTCATTTGCAAAACTCAGGAGCCAGATTCGCCACTACTTGTTTGCTTACATACAAACCAAATAAACCCAAATTGGATTATAATTCTCcatgcacagaaaaattctaaaaatgaaCAAGGGAGTGCTGGAGAAAATAGCAGGCGTTTGTCTCAGAACTCAGGTTTGAAAAATCCTCTAATAGTTTAGGTTTACTAGGGAGGTTCAGGTGGGGAAATGTTGTCCTGCTTCTGATTTctgaaatcttccttttttaaaaaaaggaggagtTTAAGAAACTTAGTGGCAGCATTTCTCAAAAAGTGTAAAGCTTAATTCATCCATGCACCGATTCTAAACTAAGTGTCTCTACCATGCACAGGTGGCAGGCATCATTTCAGAAACAATCTACGTGCAAATATTACCACGGAAAGCATCCACCAACTACATGCTGAAATATTATATACCCAAAATTAAAGGCTAAGCTGAAGTCCCTTTAAAATTTGAGTAATAGTCGAAGAGTTGATTAGCAGTTGGGTTACAGATTATGTTTATGTAACAGCTTTTTACACATAGTTTATGGAACAAACACAAATGatttgtctttcaaaatgtaaaacatttcagGCAATTTCAAAGTGTAATTGTTTTATGTATTTCCCAACATAAGGAGATGCATGGTCTAAAATGAAAGAGGCATACAGACACTATTCTGtgaaggaaatgtattttaacggcctttcttttcagaaaactacAAACCAGTATCTAGGACGTACCACGGACAGTGATGATCCATTTTTAGCACGCATCtgcaaaaggacaaaaaaggaaaactgaagatttttatttggtACTTGACTGCCAACTGCAGATCAACATCAAAAGCCTCTTTTTTGTGAGCTCTCCACATGACACAAGCTCAAGATGATACTGtctcttttaatttcttaaggTAAGTATCAATTTAAGACAGAAGATTTATTACTGCTCAAGATCAACCAATGTCCTTGGTACTCTGCAAGATAAAGAGAcatagaaatgttttctgccCTAGAAGGCTTAAAACTTTTGGAAAATACCACAGGTAAAGGCCTGGAAtattaaggggggaaaaaaacccaaagaagtCAAAATCATCATTTATTTTACCCTGCCTAGGTTAACCAGTTAATTTTCACTAGGTGGCATGCTTTCTAGGAACTGATACACTTCCAAGTGTGGGAACTGGAAACGCTTCAGGGCCCCAAAGAGCAGAAATGTgactgctggtgctgccccaTGGGAGCACGCGCcggtgcctgcagcaggagcagaggtaCTTGGGTACCTTCCTGTGTAAAAAGACACGGGAAGGGCCAGCCCCTTCGCATCACTTCATGGTGACTCTACTCACTTCAGTGAAGAACTGTCCAGTAACTTACATGGCACAGACGGAACAATGGTGACAGCGATCGGGTTTTATTAGCAGGCATCTATCACAGAATCGAATACCTGAAATGAAAGACACATTAATACCAAAAAttgaaagctgttcttttttcaCACGTTAGTTAAGATTCCACTCACTTCCCAACTATTCACGCTCTTTCCTCTATCACTTCAAAAGAGGAGTGCATTTGCAGCTGATTTTTGCTGCCAGGTCACAATCAGATAAGCAAGGCTCATAATTCTTCTGGAGACTCGCAGGTGCGGGGAACAATCCTCACTGCAAAGCACACAACCAGCTTAAAAGCGATAAACCACAAGTGTACACTTCCCTCTGGCCTCCACATTTACTCAGACTTTACAAGCATTCCATGTTGGTAATTGCCTGGACAGCAGGTCTCTCCTTCAGAATGCTCTGGCTTGTCTGACAGACATGAACAGGGCAGAGCCTCCAGTATTAACACCGATTTCTTTCAAGCTTTGAAAGAGGCACCGTACGCATTTAATCACCAAACAAGGTCCAGAAATCTTTTCACAGAATTATGCCCTGCATCTCTAAGCTAGATCCATTCTAAGTAGAAACAACTACGGATTTTGTCATTCTATTACTATTAGACAATAGTCATTTGCATATAATATaatatacataattttatattatgtgcaatttatttgcaattaagataaaatataaaataaaaaagcagacaaCATAAGTAGGCTTTTGAACTGCAGATATTGCTTCTCAAAGGCAGCACCTGGCACTCCACTGGAGATGAGCAGAAGTGTtcaaggttttttgttttcccaagcatAAAACCCGAGAGAAAAGGCATTGGCATTACTTGTACAAGAGTTACTCCGTGCACGCAGTGGCGTTAGGAACGCCCTGTTGATCGGCAGTATCGTCTGGATTGCCAGCATATGCTACTTTAGCGTGCTTGGTTAGCTTTAGAGGAACAAAGCTCTCTGCTTAGCTGACCTCCATTCCCTGTTCTTGTGTACACCGGCAACTTCCTGGCGATTTCGGCGAGAATTTGCCTCTGTACCTCTGGCCTTTCTTCATTTTCGTAGCGTTCTTGGTCAGCATAGGACATATGGTACTagaagcagagaggagcagtTACCCATGGGCAGCAGAGTCTATATTTCAAACACAGACCAGTTTGGAAACGTTATTACCTCCCACTCCTTCTCATGAGATTTATCTAATGTGAAAACATGTTTGTTAAGAAGACAAAGAGAGGTAGCAAGTGCTGAACAGCCAGAATACAATGCAATACATCAGTAAGAAACACAAAAGTGAAATTAAGGATCACAAATCAACGTACTATAATTGCTACTAGTGCTGCCTTAGATTACTATTTTTCACGAATAACACTACTAACCGTGATAAGGGCACTTCAAGCAATTCCCTCGTGTGTAAGAACCTGTCCCAGCCACagttttatatttctaaaaCTGGGattagttattatttttaaagttacagtCTTGTAATTAGGATCCTATTATGGACATGTATATTTGGAGTGCCAGACAAACATCAACTTCATTCTATTGCTCCAAATATAGTGTTCTATTAGTATTGCATAGAGAGgtaaaaccaaatgaaaaaaaaaaaataaatctgagcaACACAAGAAAGTAAGTATTTGGCAGAAAAAGAATTGAAACAAGTATCTGCCTCTGACTGTCCTGTGCTCAAACCACTAAGTCACACTCCTGTCCTAAAATGTCAcctatgttaaaaaaacaatacCAAACCCTTAACTCCAGTATTATTCATGAAACAATCTACCGCTGTCACAGTGAACCCCTGTTTCTCTTCACCACAGTATATTGCTGTATTTATCTTTCAtgatgctgctgagcagggcagtACAAGGACTGGAGCTATGTGTGTATCTAGGACCAAATTAAAAGCCATATGGTATGCACATAGCCACAGCCCGCACTGCCGCAGGCAGGCGACATCAGAATCTCACcacatttaaaaggaaaattattcttctACCCCTCACTGACACCAGAGAGAGTCTGACAAACAAAGCAGACTTCCCCACCACAAAGAGGCTTACTGCAGCCGGCAAAGGgctcccagcagagcaggcagtgcCGGGCTTTGGTGGGACACTGAACATTCACATACGCACCACAACAATCTGGCTCAAGGGACCAAGAAACCCCACCATCATCTCAGATGCACCCATTTCCACCTCCAACCTCTTCCATGGgaagtgaaaaacaaatctgaagGTCCTTACTCAGCAGACTCCAGGAAGGCGAGGTTAAGGAAGGTCCTCAGGATTTGGCCTGCAACTTGTTAAGTGCTTAGAGATCAACGACACTATAAATCTGTAAGTTAATAGTCATCAGTCCTATTATGCTCAACATGACAAGTCCTATTGGCTCCTGGAACACCTGAAAAGGCACCTTTAAAAGCTAACACCATCTCTGATTTAAATCATGCTCTTTGGGGAGTTAAAGGATTGTCAGAATGGTAAATTACTCAGGTTTTATGGACAACTCTAGGTCAGTTTCCACCTCTTTAAGAAATCCAACCATTTGCCCAGATCAACTAGACTGAAGGTTTTTTGAGTTCTCTTTAGTATTCCTGTTTGCATTCTGCAATGAATGAAAAGCGCTTGGACTCTTACCTTTTTGCCTGGCTGCACCGGGAGAGTGAAAATAGACTTCCAATATGTCCACACAAAGAGCACAAAGAGAATATGGAATATTATAAGATAGGccactaaaaaacaaaacaaaacaaaaaacagaagcagaacaaTGACTTCTTAAGCAAAAGTTTCATCCATGACGGGCATAATTCCAATCTTGCACAacaatgacaaaagaaaaaagaaaaaaagggaaaaaggaagatttaCAGTGCCAACCGGTACTGCAATTCAGTTAAACCTTCTGGTTAACAGGCCAGTAAAATTTCAGAGATCTGTTGCTGCAGTTAGGGGTTACCTATCTCACAAGCCTCCCCTTCTTACACGATCCAATTTGGTGGGTGAAGAAGGACACAGCTGTAAGAGTTCACCCACAGGACGGGTGACAACCCTCTGTCACTGGGAATGACAGGATTCCTAGGCACAGGTAAAGCAGAactggctggtgctgagcagcataAAGTCAATACTGCAATACTCCAGCATCACCACATTTTGGGTTCAGTTGCTAGTAAATGCACTTAAAATCTCAATACCATATTATCAGTGTACCATCCACTTGTGCAACGCATTCTTCACCACTTGCATTGAGATTTGAGAGAGAGAATATGCTCTAGCATAGCTTTAtatcaccagaaaaaaatcaaatctctTATTAAACATCTTTTAGATTTGCCACAGTTGATACAGTAAAACAAATCAGGAAAACATCCCTCAAACTGAACAAAACCGGCCTTGTGATTACTGAGAAAGAATTGTAATCCACTAGACACAACATTATCACGTGAAATCCAGCATGCATCAAAGTAATCTTATTTCAATATGCAAACTTTATTTCCAAGCCTTTGGGCATAAGCAGGCATACTGTGGTTCAGAGAGCCAAAGGACAGCTATCCTTCAGCTACACAAACTATTCGattgttatttctttaataCTTGACTGACTTAAGACATTATCAAACGGTTACAAAAgagttttatttaaacacaCCATTTAATCATAAGAACCACCTCATTTCCCCCCTTTCTAGAATTCAAAGCTTAAATGAAACTAAGATTAAAGTAACTACTGCTAGTGGAAAGAGAAGTCTAAAGCCCAAACAATTCCTAACTTCTTAGACAAGGCTGACTGTGTGAAAATGTAATTGGTAAAAAGGCCAAACACAGCTTTGAGAGTTTCTAATGAGATGACAAATGATCTGACACACCTCACAAGAACGTGATGGATTGTGCGAATGATCCATGAATCAATGATAATTCATTATTATGATCTTACGTTTGTTTGACACGTTATCCTTATACTACATGCAGATGGAGCTCAgtcatttttaaattagtaaGTAAGGAGATAAATCTTGCAACAGGTTCAATGTTACGGATAAAGCAATACAGCAGCATGTTAGAGGAAGCTGACCTGGAGATACACTAACAGATTAGGCAACTAGTAACTTTCTTCTGCTGAGTAATCATTAACATCATGCTTTCTGTAGTTTCTCTGTAAAGTTTCAAACACTAGGACAGGTCTTTGGAGGAAACAATTTACTTGATGTAGCAACCTGGAGGATCTTTAAAGTATCAGCTGGCATTTTTCTTCCGGAAACAACTTGCCAGCTGAAAACCACTACACCTACTTCTATCCTTCATAACcctggaagaagaaatggagGTAAGAGGCCACCCATATTAGCCTGCCTCCAAAGCACCTCCAGGAAAGACGAAGAGGAATACTAAAATGGCCACTAACTCCTTATTCTTAGAACATGTCTGTGGCCTCCAGCAATGCATCAGCTTCATCCAGTgatcctgctgctctgccccactCGTTCAGCGGCCTCAAAGTACTGTGCCCGGGAGCTCAGAACAATGCCCATCAGCCTGTACTACCCAACGGATCCAGGAAGTGTTCAAGCCAAATAATAACGAGACAAAAACTTTTGCTCTACCTCATCTGTGGTAGTAACTGAAAGTTACTGTGTTGCAACTCAATATATGGTTAGCAGTCAACAGCAGAACTGAGCAAAAAGTCTTTTGCAAAAGCCTCCccataaaaaaacatttaaaatagctTCCACTGAGAGATCAAATaaaacagtggggaaaaaaaataggtgaGCCACAGAACAGACCTACTCTTTTGTGTTTAGCTTGTACAATCAGCTCTGAAAACGAAgaacagaaagggagaaaaggtgCGTGGGTGGTATGTCgttttttctgaaagtgtaAAAGGGATCAAAGCCTTTTCATGTTCTTCTACTTACACTGTGACTAAACGGGCGTTTCCCAATACATCCAAAAGTTACAGCACGTATAACAACACATGCTGTATACCTCCTGAATGGGAAATTagaggaagaaaacactgaaagagtATGCAAGGTTAAAAAAACTGATGGAAAGCATTTTTGATATTTCAACTAGAACATTTGCAAATCTTTTTACACAAGGACTGAATATCAAATGGTAAATTGAATGCACATACCTTTTTCCACAGGGTTACTCAGagtcactgaaaaagaaaaaaaataaatgtctacAGAGCAAATAGGGCTCCCCAAAAAGTTTGTGACAAATAGTATTTCTATTTGAAATACAGtcattttagggaaaaaagttCAAATTCAACAGACAAAAAGAGAGCCTACAATTTAACATCAAATCTAAAGCATCCATAACAATTCCCAGCTTACTCACGCAAATGACACCCACAACAAGATGTTCAGTAACTGCTACTTATGCTGTATTTTCCCTtgttataaaatatattttgcatatttgtaCATTCGAAATATGCCCAAAATCCACTGGTGACAGTGACGTGACAAGATCACCAGGGCTCCTCTAGCAACTGTGCAAACAGCATCTCTATGCACGTACTTAGAAGCACGTACTTGTAGCCTGCTTTGCACTAGTCTCTAGGTGGTCTTGATCCTCCACAGTAAGCAATGCCCTATGCATTTCTGCATcagcataaataaaaaattacaaattgtCTCAGCTTTGGCCTAGTCAGCAAGATGGAATACACTGCAATGACTCAATTATTTTTACACTTTCTACTAGCAGAGCTTTTACAACCCCTCCTTACTTTACCATAGGAGCAGTCCCTACTAACAGAACCACTTAGAAGAACCTGCAAAAGGTACATTGCTTAACACCATCTtctacagattattttaaaatacattcattattttaaaagccgTCATCCAAGTTTAACAGAAAATGATAAAGACATCTTTTGTtaactgaaaacagagcagtTCTGTGATATCTTGGCAGAACACTGCTTGGAGGACAAAGGTGTTCATGGGGTGGGAGCCCCTTATATCGAGTTCATAGTCTTCAACCTAACGGTTGCAACTGAAACGTGTTGCTCCTTGGAAGAACAGAGGAATGAAAGGAAACTAGTGGCCACAGATCATCTCCCAGAGGCACAGTAACCTTACAACAGTACGATCATATTGTTGGAAGACTCTCAAAAGATTTGAGAGATTACACGTACCAGTGGTCACCCCTTAAGTGACTCTGTTAAGGCTGTACAGAAGAAGCAGCAATTGAAGGATTGGAGCCTTTTACTTCTAGCCTACAGCCAGCGCCTGAAAAGAGACTCTGCTCTTCCAGGATTCATTTTATCATCTTACTTGAATAACAAACTTGGAAAACGACAATCAGAGTAGAAACCGAGAGGTTCTGCTTTTACTAATGAAAGtagcatttcttaaaaaaccACGCTAACAAAAAAATTTGATCTGCAAGCTCTGTGACACACAACAACGTAGATGAAAAAAGAGACCAAGTATTTGCTGTGTCTCTACACACTCAATTTCAGACGAACAAGACTGTTAGGAAACCTTTAGGTTTCCCTTTGGTTTGCTGTGAATCAAACTATGAAAAGTACATCAGCTTTTCACAAATACTCCTTGGTTTCCTCCTGAAGTACGCTGGACTTGCAGCATAGCCCTTCTAAGGATTTTACTTGAGAAAAGAGCACACTCCTAAAGAAAGATTATATAAAAGGTTTTATCGAATAACACTGGGCCATtgctcccactgcagcagcaaccACCAACCAGACGTGAAACCAAGGCCTCCTCTGGAGTATGACTTGTTGGCCATACCAGTCACTGAACATTTAAAACCCAGTATCATGAGATAGCTCTAGGACATCAGTCCCACGCTACTTTTAATCATCAGCAGTCTGCACAACTaaagataaaaatcaagaaTCCAAACAAAGCATCTACTATTTACGTTGGAACAGCCAAAATGGCAATACACAAtggaaacatgagaaaaaaaaagcaaagccaacaCATAAAGCCTTGCTACATTAGAAATCTGGGCAAGACAGAATGTCCCGAGAGCTGGTTTTCAAGTAACTGCATATGCCAACACTTCATATTCAAATCCTAAAATAATTAATCTAGTCGTTTCAACTTCTGTACGGATAAACGCCTCCACACACAAATAAAACgcatgtgagaaaaaaataaggcaaaaaaataGAAGGGTGTGGGCAAAGGAGTGATTTTAAGCTGTGATTTTAGGCAGTAAGGCAAGCTCCTGCCAGCTTAACCAGCATTTGCAGAGCAACACAGGCCCCATCCAACcctcactgaaatcagcagtCTCTTCTGAGACCTGCACGG
Proteins encoded in this window:
- the ZDHHC15 gene encoding palmitoyltransferase ZDHHC15, with product MALSRGLRCCQRAFAWLPVLIIALVVLWSYYAYVCELCLVTLSNPVEKVAYLIIFHILFVLFVWTYWKSIFTLPVQPGKKYHMSYADQERYENEERPEVQRQILAEIARKLPVYTRTGNGGIRFCDRCLLIKPDRCHHCSVCAICVLKMDHHCPWVNNCIGFSNYKFFLLFLAYSLLYCLYIAATVFKYFIKYWTGELTNGRSKFHVLFLLFVAVMFFVSLMFLFGYHCWLVSRNRSTLEAFSAPVFQNGPDKNGFNLGFVKNLQQVFGEEKKLWLLPIASSQGDGHFFPMRALCEAQNPLLANEEQWEDDGIDEEPHDSGEASSLAIEQET